A stretch of the Erpetoichthys calabaricus chromosome 3, fErpCal1.3, whole genome shotgun sequence genome encodes the following:
- the znf292b gene encoding zinc finger protein 292b isoform X11: MADDEAEKDHSEDMSVAAAIEALQTQLHNLFGELKESREPPVQSASQYCQHFCQTLVEYADRWKISEDPLPLVEVYMIAILSFAEARHHLTSECESVGLVLERLVLSCVELLLSLPEQIPKPLWSKFQTVIKTSHSQLLENGNTELHMLSVIVQEEGVWSHPVLHNILSKETIETEKVKEFLQAEGPMLLNMRVKHLIKVNQLECAASLARACADYPEFGGKINFKQTYLVCLCAVLPQDQLMQQISEVDCKDALEMICNLESEGEEKSALALCTAFLTRQFLQEDMYCAWELTLFWSKLQQRVEPSTQVFLDCCRRLSQLSKTVYHIFFLIKVIQSEVEDGGLAACIELCIRALRMDSIKNTNIKATICKTIICLLPNDLEVRRACQLTEFLLEPTVESYYSVETLYNEPDQKLDVENLPVPNSLRCELLLVLKTQWPFDPEFWDWKTLKRHCLGLMGEEASIVCSIDELNDSEAFDHLDDEDGQKVLEQEFSGLVDCVFDAENAFDDLDDEKQKKKDFKKLKEKGFISARFRNWQAYMQYCVLCDKEFLGHRIVRHAQKHVKDGVYHCPICAESFNRKELFVPHVTSHVKQSCKERLAAMKSNRRKITSAKMPTSNIVSQKVKPSEKQENRPKKKNRLYSNDFVVFNDNDISEDEVKGKLSKIALAAHRAEYKEEYTCPVNDCKKGFKYFKNLVAHVKGHKNNEDAKRFLEMQSKKVVCQYCRRQFVSVTHLNDHLQMHCGVKPYICIQVNCKSSFSTNSELLIHRKEHTVFKAKCMFPNCGRIFYEAYMLYDHEAQHYNTFTCKSPDCGKIFHSQAKLDLHQEDHLMQTNNSTSEEHVVESEEKQSELPLASQITTATKQGLLSEPLSQATVMEATTTQLLEPSSVNLSQSLPLNLNPVDVDPTPEPNPNLLQPTSQAILSPTISQEISMCSPKNDFPLDGPIQAEHKAESGSSLPFEGIVSMPVNEILNNSALEPSAEIQAQQPVKQTEVYLNGLLANVRVTSTEAVASVTLLKNAEQVAVKTESLDTEKIIMKQHTETTGSVSHDAHFVPQAVKEEQKITFPPAANQGNPPVSGETQVKVKYNCTFDGCTRTYSCTRSVSKHMKAAHAEYYAALILARKNKKLAKASGAHPVSSEGRVFSVPSQMANDKLPICASEVGKLVNPLFSYQMGRLPTTVTMPSLSLKCESNQGHAPPSQAENPLNPGFFPQVETTTNQVLPLHKEMNVNPVLSINARGVGSNLSSSSILPLHKESPAKLLSLHLQTLTNQVLSQISATDPELSPQNSASDMLKCAQTALMNVVLASQTNTNPTLQTGIKNLIMFPQPEVDAKTDIPSHAKGTDHFILNEKPRSPFLASHLTDGSNVHSSSEMNSTAQPNHLEGEKRPVLLPLDCGVNPRERAQNESFCKVYSSNLVKTENPGNTSEVGSSPSTDLSHIRELNPDLANAIGAHSNPLLPSVVESVGQTLLPSCLESPKIPGLPEQLQASVNPLFMPQLDSNSFPILPSEAERGPQVQTLINCDFPSAAKSAQANAMSSLETDTGALKDEDTTLKVKRTKHNKRTKWPAIVKGGKYLCSRCFREFPSPKSLGGHLSKRSHCKPDNELPGEIHQDKASLLLNDLLNSSNSLNVHQLASQFNSNQSLALDTLPSRFLPDSESNGSCAELSEGDQQSEIIKQALETAGIKNIFETSSVLQQSFQSSPVNYQTETSIPESSVIQHTGKIKIKSENTNFLITQEIKNDINMRPCNEFLKQEQPVFSSDIFSDNLLTQMLAENNSISNINLDSNPLSQLLLADQTSKQKCDTESPATASIPQQNTVPNENLLTAITSLSQTFMPNQMPVHNSSQQSVNYCSPPNTNQKTIMVKQKIQALLFKTEDVNDKTTDATPVCTSAPNTNLQGNGHLEILGGSNPQMPGLKSQEIKFNNFSNYGVGQEMKQKNDSILQKPILEAPVSSSNYVLGSSHNLSTSTSQDITPDPINLPTSSFHVAQIDNEILDILRAFQKLSLETNSNATIIGTSTSVKQYNGVATSEQTDVLLPDSTVKTDLQSFESIIKPFVCESEGCPYSAMTKDALFKHYHKIHNYDEDKMNEIRKNQLKFAPFRCHICNKTFTRNSNLRAHCQAVHHLSQEEMVKLKIKRPYSRKPAHELPDTEPVQSTIVVQGQHVPVHPVESTFATQQLTASKSSEECLSDAHNQSTQASYFCLDSHNGHVPENIFNGRPDQSSKTLSTTKHDAFQQMSAQLPIQGRIVPEISVTESSVTTHGFPSETLQHTYRPQLEIVQPTISPLVGDLQPINRLPSETLQQHTLQPASGAQLPVLRPASGILQPLLRPTLETLQPLLRPASGTLQPLLKPASGTLQPLLRPASGTLQTTFRPMSGTLHPTFRPVSGALQPILRSTSGTLQPILQSTSGTLQPVIRALSTILQPSIKSPSATMQPNNTPLTATPHSSIWPPTGVLQSLSGLASGIPQSTISSPLAELQPSVTSQSSVLQPTISSQFITLQATISAAAITQPQSGMDSHGLLHQQLVNTRPLVEEFQQHPSTGSQDMTCQNPRIECQDVAPENPITGAQIVIPLQSSMVFQEMPPQQQLAQDHQPSMESQDGATQQQPRIVSQEGIHKWEPNTGSQEGIPEWQPSTASQVITAQQQQPSAVSQEVNPWPQPGTGSQEVNPWQQLTTGSEEVNPWQQPSTGSQENTLWQDTNTASQEGALWQEPSIKSEQVIPWDQPSKESQEATSQQQPTTETEETSTEQPPSTESHVVTPWQPSTTESQEVIPQQQPTTGYQKMTPQQQLTTESKEVTHWQQPTTGSQEVSPRQQPTTGSQEVTPQEQATTGSQELTPQQQSTTGSQEVTLPQECSTGSTKVSPPQQSTTGYQDITHQQHTCTGSQELSILQQPTTVYQEINSQLQPCTESKSLPPRKVSMDVQEGALQQHQSGCQNTPNQQPIIDSQTVVTPLQLTCLGSQKGSFYQPSAGSHEMAPQQHHLPNTEHQTGTLQQPSTVAQASLQGPYKVFPEMVQQPPLTLESSVQQQQHPVTAAPALQLQHQNPFTGLSVAPLQQQPTTGFLSAAFPQQPIIGSSATTPKQHTFGSPAAIVQQPIFGSPAAMLQPKMMSNAVFQPKIGLSALLQPTIRPQPKLQPAFQPKANLQPAGQMRSKLLSDSGSPTKIQSIGKAPTQLQANPIFQAMPQAKSIFQTGFQPGNSSGILRPSSFISPSKFQPTAGPKLQHSILAPAKLKHPILAPPKLNPNAISSSQGKPIIASSTMSQHTSSGLAGVPGLTAFGLPLTGEPSVQQNIPGQVLPDKSKQNISKPKMEKPKKTSKPEEKKQKTEFETSNSFSPYRPYRCVHQGCSAAFTIQPNLILHYKAVHQSDLPKFEQENEDELDELNDTELNQMRELRCQVKNCSRIFQEATSLFQHYTQLHEFNLEQAGNLMSSINLGRFQCDQPNCKVKFTVFWKYIGHLEMAHDVRKVLRNEAAGVFKCDCEGCDRVYATRSNLLRHLFRKHKESHKAHLIRPRKKLPGQEYASSIKNASKKLCVGGKNNNGKNVLLKKSKPKFPVIDEKKKKLIFDPKSEIILPLKTCDEALAMCIKKFPMQYPCMIKDCDSVVSSERNIIRHYKTHNLVEDFILQRRSQLVLCKKRLPPQAKKEYNECEETEKSEVGISDKEDFKDTCVETNETESCQASSQKDNAENLSNVLASDLAEETFPTKSILQNLEERQPVTDSSFLARSKRGRPIKKKHHEMQTITSQKCNEDLITPDMANDLSSSCSSSECASTSFLTPVKRPHCHKNTGLSTFRPMGFEASFLKFLEESAEKPKKKIKESEPDNVTPKEEKPPPPQNEKLMHEISSLHSDLHISSEDYENVIDFRNPLNLQSVNNVKIVMDDTFSDGAGLLLKQLQEMRPTVVLKKWLCS; the protein is encoded by the exons atttctgaagtagattGCAAGGACGCATTAGAAATGATCTGTAATCTTGAGTcggaaggagaagaaaagagtgCTTTAGCACTGTGTACAGCATTTCTAACCCGTCAGTTTTTACAAGAAGATATGTACTGTGCTTG ggagCTAACCTTGTTTTGGAGTAAACTACAGCAGAGAGTAGAACCCTCGACACAAGTCTTTCTTGACTGCTGCCGCCGATTGTCCCAGCTTTCTAAAACAGTTTAccacattttctttctgattaaaGTCATTCAGTCAGAG GTTGAAGACGGAGGACTTGCAGCATGTATTGAATTGTGCATTCGAGCCCTAAGAATGGATTctatcaaaaatacaaatataaaagcaACTATCTGTAAGACTATCATCTGCTTGTTACCTAATGACTTGGAAGTGAGGCGTGCTTGCCAACTTACAGAATTTCTTTTGGAGCCTACTGTTGAGTCCTACTATTCTGTTGAGACATTATACAATGAACCTGATCAGAAACTAGATGTTGAAAACCTTCCAGTGCCCAATTCACTACGCTGTGAGCTTTTGCTGGTATTAAAAACTCAGTGGCCTTTTGATCCAGAGTTTTGGGACTGGAAGACGCTGAAACGCCATTGTTTAGGCTTGATGGGTGAAGAAGCTTCTATTGTATGCTCCATAGATGAGCTCAATGACAGTGAGGCTTTTGATCATCTTGACGATGAAGATGGACAGAAAGTTCTGGAACAAGAGTTCAGTGGACTTGTGGACTGCGTTTTTGATGCAGAAAATGCTTTTGATGATTTAGATgacgaaaaacaaaaaaagaaggattttaaaaaattaaaagaaaaaggattTATATCTGCTAGATTTAGAAATTGGCAGGCTTACATGCAGTACTGTGTCCTGTGTGATAAAGAATTTCTTGGACACAGGATCGTAAGACATGCCCAGAAGCATGTTAAGGATGGGGTTTACCATTGCCCAATATGTGCTGAAAGTTTTAACAGGAAAGAACTGTTTGTCCCACATGTAACATCCCATGTAAAACAGTCTTGCAAGGAAAGACTTGCTGCCATGAAATCTAATAGAAGGAAAATTACATCAGCTAAAATGCCTACTTCTAATATTGTCAGTCAAAAAGTTAAACCTAGTGAAAAGCAAGAAAACAggccaaagaagaaaaacagactaTATTCAAATGATTTTGTAGTTTTCAATGATAATGATATCTCAGAAGATGAAGTCAAAGGAAAACTGTCAAAAATTGCGCTTGCAGCACACAGAGCAGAATACAAAGAGGAATATACGTGCCCTGTTAATGACTGTAAAAAGGgcttcaaatatttcaaaaatttagTAGCTCATGTGAAAGGACATAAAAACAATGAAGATGCTAAACGGTTCCTTGAGATGCAGAGTAAGAAAGTAGTTTGTCAGTACTGCCGTCGCCAGTTTGTCAGTGTCACCCACCTCAACGATCATTTACAAATGCACTGTGGTGTAAAGCCCTATATCTGCATACAGGTAAATTGCAAGTCCAGCTTCTCTACTAACTCTGAATTACTAATACACAGGAAAGAACATACAGTATTCAAAGCAAAATGCATGTTTCCAAACTGTGGAAGAATTTTTTATGAAGCCTATATGCTATATGACCACGAAGCTCAGCATTACAATACATTCACTTGCAAAAGTCCAGattgtggaaaaatatttcaTTCCCAAGCAAAACTGGATCTGCACCAGGAAGATCATCTAATGCAAACAAATAATTCAACTTCTGAAGAGCATGTCGTAGAATCAGAAGAAAAGCAAAGTGAGTTACCACTAGCAAGCCAGATAACTACAGCTACTAAACAAGGTCTGCTGTCAGAACCCCTTAGTCAAGCTACAGTAATGGAAGCTACTACCACTCAGCTACTTGAGCCAAGCTCAGTGAACTTAAGTCAGTCATTACCACTCAATTTGAACCCAGTGGATGTTGACCCCACACCAGAGCCAAATCCGAATTTATTACAACCAACTAGTCAAGCTATATTAAGTCCAACCATTTCTCAAGAGATAAGCATGTGCTCTCCTAAAAACGATTTTCCTCTGGATGGCCCAATTCAGGCAGAACACAAAGCAGAGTCAGGAAGTAGCTTACCTTTTGAGGGTATTGTAAGCATGCCAGtcaatgaaattttaaataattcagcACTTGAACCATCAGCTGAAATTCAGGCACAACAGCCAGTTAAACAGACCGAAGTTTATCTAAATGGTCTTTTAGCAAATGTTAGGGTCACCTCAACTGAAGCAGTAGCTTCAGTCACACTGTTAAAAAATGCTGAACAGGTTGCCGTTAAAACTGAATCTCTGgatactgaaaaaataattatgaagCAGCATACAGAAACAACTGGCAGTGTTTCGCATGATGCACATTTTGTACCTCAGGCAGTGAAAGAGGAACAAAAGATTACATTTCCACCAGCAGCAAATCAAGGCAATCCCCCTGTATCTGGAGagactcaagtaaaagtaaaatacaacTGTACCTTTGATGGATGCACTCGGACATACAGTTGTACCAGAAGTGTTAGCAAACACATGAAGGCAGCACATGCTGAATACTATGCTGCTCTGATATTAGCTCGAAAAAACAAAAAGCTTGCAAAAGCATCTGGTGCACACCCTGTTTCTAGTGAAGGCCGTGTTTTTTCAGTACCTTCTCAAATGGCCAATGATAAGCTACCTATCTGTGCATCAGAAGTTGGTAAATTGGTTAACCCACTTTTCTCATACCAAATGGGAAGGCTTCCAACTACAGTGACTATGCCATCTTTGTCATTAAAATGTGAGAGCAATCAAGGTCATGCGCCACCAAGTCAAGCTGAGAATCCTTTAAATCCTGGCTTTTTTCCACAAGTTGAAACCACTACAAATCAGGTACTGCCTTTGCATAAGGAGATGAATGTAAATCCTGTCCTGTCTATAAATGCTAGAGGAGTTGGTTCTAACTTGTCTTCCAGCTCTATTCTGCCTTTGCATAAAGAAAGTCCTGCAAAATTATTATCTCTGCATTTGCAAACACTGACTAATCAAGTTTTGTCACAAATCAGTGCCACAGATCCTGAACTGTCTCCACAAAACTCTGCCTCAGATATGCTAAAATGTGCTCAGACTGCACTGATGAATGTAGTTTTAGCATCACAGACTAACACAAACCCAACTTTGCAAACAGGAATAAAAAATCTGATTATGTTTCCACAGCCAGAAGTAGATGCAAAGACTGATATTCCTTCACATGCAAAAGGAACtgatcatttcattttaaatgaaaaacctAGAAGTCCATTTCTGGCATCTCATTTAACTGATGGCTCAAATGTACATTCATCTTCTGAAATGAATAGCACTGCACAGCCAAACCATTTAGAAGGTGAAAAGAGGCCGGTGCttttgcctttggactgtggggtaAATCCAAGAGAGCGTGCGCAAAATGAAAGCTTTTGTAAAGTTTATTCATCAAATTTAGTAAAGACTGAAAATCCAGGGAACACTTCTGAAGTGGGCAGTTCTCCTAGTACAGATTTATCTCACATACGTGAACTAAATCCTGATTTAGCCAATGCTATAGGAGCCCACAGTAATCCATTGCTACCATCTGTGGTAGAGAGTGTTGGACAGACATTATTGCCATCCTGTCTTGAGAGTCCAAAGATTCCAGGGTTACCAGAGCAGCTACAGGCTTCTGTGAATCCACTATTTATGCCACAGCTTGATTCAAACTCATTTCCCATCTTACCCTCTGAGGCTGAACGAGGCCCACAAGTTCAAACCCTCATTAATTGTGACTTTCCTTCTGCAGCTAAATCTGCTCAGGCAAATGCCATGAGTTCTCTTGAAACTGATACAGGTGCATTGAAAGATGAAGATACCACTCTTAAAGTTAAGAGAACTAAacacaataaaagaacaaaatggcCAGCTATAGTGAAAGGAGGCAAATATCTGTGTAGCCGTTGTTTCAGAGAATTCCCAAGTCCTAAGTCTTTAGGTGGGCATTTATCTAAGAGGTCTCATTGCAAACCAGATAATGAGCTTCCTGGAGAAATTCACCAAGACAAAGCATCTTTACTTCTCAATGATTTACTAAATTCATCAAATTCTTTAAATGTACATCAGCTAGCTTCCCAATTTAATTCTAACCAGTCATTAGCATTAGATACCCTTCCATCAAGGTTTTTACCCGACTCAGAAAGTAATGGGTCATGTGCTGAACTAAGTGAAGGAGATCAACAAAGTGAGATTATTAAACAAGCTTTGGAAACTGCAGGCATTAAGAACATATTTGAAACATCATCAGTCCTGCAGCAATCATTCCAATCTTCCCCTGTAAACTATCAAACAGAAACAAGTATCCCTGAAAGTTCAGTTATACAAcacactggaaaaataaaaataaaatctgagaacACAAACTTTCTCATAActcaagaaattaaaaatgatataaacatGCGCCCATGTAATGAATTTTTAAAGCAGGAACAGCCAGTGTTTTCTTCAGATATCTTTTCTGATAACCTATTAACTCAGATGTTGGCAGAAAATAATTCAATAAGTAATATTAACTTGGATTCAAACCCATTAAGCCAGTTGCTGCTTGCTGATCAGACGAGTAAACAAAAGTGTGATACTGAGTCTCCAGCCACAGCCAGCATTCCTCAACAGAACACTGTGCCAAATGAAAATTTACTTACTGCAATAACCAGTCTTTCACAGACATTTATGCCAAACCAAATGCCTGTGCATAATTCTTCACAGCAATCAGTAAATTATTGCAGTCCACCtaataccaatcagaaaacaattaTGGTCAAGCAAAAAATTCAGGCTCTGTTATTTAAAACTGAAGATGTGAATGACAAGACAACTGATGCCACACCAGTATGTACTAGTGCACCTAATACTAATCTGCAGGGAAATGGCCATCTTGAAATTTTAGGTGGTAGTAATCCCCAAATGCCAGGACTAAAAAGCCAAGAGattaaatttaataatttctCAAATTACGGTGTGGGTCAAGAAATGAAACAGAAGAATGATTCCATTTTGCAAAAACCTATTTTGGAGGCACCAGTGAGTAGCTCTAATTATGTGCTCGGTTCCTCCCATAACTTGAGCACATCAACATCACAGGATATTACACCTGATCCTATAAATTTGCCGACCAGTAGTTTTCATGTCGCACAAATAGACAATGAAATACTAGACATACTAAGAGCATTTCAGAAGCTAAGTCTTGAGACAAATAGCAATGCCACCATTATTGGCACTTCCACTAGTGTGAAACAATATAATGGAGTAGCAACAAGTGAGCAAACAGATGTGCTGCTGCCTGACTCCACTGTCAAAACTGATTTGCAGTCCTTTGAAAGCATTATTAAGCCTTTTGTTTGTGAAAGTGAAGGTTGTCCTTACAGTGCAATGACTAAGGATGCTTTGTTTAAGCACTACCATAAAATACACAATTATGATGAAGACAAGATGAATGAAATCAGGAAAAACCAGCTGAAGTTTGCTCCATTTCGCTGCCACATTTGTAATAAGACATTCACTAGGAACTCTAATCTTAGAGCCCATTGTCAGGCAGTGCATCACTTGTCACAGGAGGAAATGGTCAAGTTGAAAATAAAGAGACCATATAGTAGAAAACCTGCTCATGAGCTACCTGATACAGAGCCAGTACAGAGCACAATTGTTGTACAAGGGCAGCATGTTCCTGTCCATCCTGTTGAAAGCACATTTGCCACTCAACAATTGACTGCCAGTAAAAGTTCAGAAGAGTGTTTATCTGATGCACATAATCAGTCTACACAAGCATCTTACTTCTGTCTTGATTCACACAATGGACATGTTCCTGAAAACATATTTAATGGTAGACCTGACCAGTCTTCTAAGACACTGTCTACAACGAAACATGATGCATTTCAACAGATGTCTGCTCAGCTGCCAATACAAGGACGGATAGTACCAGAAATTTCTGTAACTGAATCATCTGTTACCACACACGGGTTTCCATCAGAAACATTGCAACATACATATAGACCCCAGCTGGAAATCGTGCAGCCCACCATTTCACCGTTGGTTGGAGATTTGCAGCCCATAAACAGGCTTCCATCTGAAACACTGCAGCAGCACACCCTTCAGCCTGCTTCCGGTGCACAGCTGCCCGTCCTTAGACCAGCATCAGGAATCCTGCAGCCCCTCCTCAGGCCCACGTTGGAAACGCTGCAGCCCCTCCTCAGGCCTGCATCTGGAACACTGCAGCCCCTCCTCAAGCCTGCATCTGGAACACTGCAGCCCCTCCTCAGGCCTGCATCCGGAACACTGCAGACCACCTTCAGGCCCATGTCGGGTACACTACATCCCACTTTCAGGCCTGTGTCAGGAGCCCTGCAACCAATCCTCAGGTCCACCTCAGGAACACTGCAACCCATCCTTCAATCTACATCAGGAACCCTGCAGCCTGTTATCAGAGCTTTGTCTACTATACTGCAACCTTCCATCAAGTCTCCTTCAGCAACCATGCAGCCAAACAACACACCTCTTACAGCAACACCACATTCTTCCATCTGGCCTCCTACGGGAGTGTTGCAGTCCCTTAGTGGCCTTGCTTCAGGAATTCCACAGTCAACCATCAGCTCCCCATTGGCTGAGCTGCAACCATCTGTTACTTCTCAGTCATCAGTGCTGCAGCCTACCATTAGCTCCCAGTTCATAACATTGCAGGCCACAATCAGTGCTGCAGCAATAACACAGCCACAGTCTGGTATGGACTCCCATGGCCTGCTGCATCAGCAATTGGTTAACACTAGGCCCTTAGTGGAGGAGTTTCAACAGCATCCCTCTACTGGATCCCAAGATATGACATGTCAGAATCCCAGGATAGAATGCCAAGACGTGGCACCTGAAAATCCCATCACAGGAGCCCAGATTGTTATTCCTCTACAGTCCAGCATGGTATTCCAGGAGATGCCACCTCAGCAGCAGCTAGCACAGGATCACCAGCCCAGTATGGAGTCCCAAGATGGTGCTACTCAGCAGCAGCCTAGGATAGTGTCTCAAGAGGGTATTCACAAGTGGGAGCCTAACACGGGGTCTCAAGAGGGTATCCCTGAATGGCAGCCCAGCACAGCTTCTCAAGTGATTACTGCTCAGCAGCAGCAGCCCAGTGCCGTCTCTCAAGAGGTTAACCCTTGGCCGCAGCCCGGCACAGGATCTCAAGAGGTTAATCCTTGGCAGCAACTCACCACAGGGTCTGAAGAAGTTAACCCTTGGCAACAGCCAAGTACAGGTTCTCAAGAGAATACATTGTGGCAGGATACCAACACAGCATCTCAAGAGGGTGCACTTTGGCAGGAGCCCAGCATAAAGTCTGAACAG GTTATCCCTTGGGATCAACCCAGCAAAGAATCTCAAGAAGCCACTTCTCAGCAGCAGCCCACCACCGAGACTGAAGAGACCTCTACTGAGCAACCGCCCTCCACTGAGTCTCATGTGGTCACCCCTTGGCAGCCATCCACCACCGAATCACAAGAGGTCATCCCTCAGcagcagcccaccacagggtatcAAAAGATGACCCCTCAGCAGCAGCTCACCACAGAGTCTAAAGAGGTCACCCATTGGcaacagcccaccacagggtctCAAGAG GTCAGCCCTCGGCAGCAACCCACCACAGGGTCTCAAGAG GTCACCCCTCAGGAGCAGGCCACCACAGGGTCTCAAGAGCTCACCCCACAGCAGCAGTCCACCACAGGGTCTCAAGAAGTTACCCTTCCACAGGAATGCAGCACAGGATCTACAAAAGTTAGCCCTCCACAACAGTCCACCACAGGGTACCAAGATATTACCCATCAGCAGCACACTTGCACAGGATCTCAAGAGCTTTCCATTCTACAACAGCCCACCACAGTGTACCAAGAGATTAACTCTCAGCTGCAGCCCTGCACAGAGTCTAAATCACTTCCCCCTCGGAAGGTCAGCATGGATGTGCAGGAGGGTGCACTGCAGCAGCATCAAAGTGGATGCCAAAACACTCCAAATCAGCAACCCATAATAGACTCCCAAACAGTAGTAACTCCATTGCAGCTGACATGCCTGGGATCCCAAAAAGGGTCATTTTACCAGCCAAGCGCAGGGTCACATGAGATGGCTCCTCAGCAGCATCATTTGCCCAACACAGAGCATCAAACAGGAACACTTCAGCAGCCCAGTACAGTGGCCCAGGCTTCTCTTCAGGGTCCCTATAAAGTATTTCCTGAAATGGTACAGCAGCCTCCACTCACTTTAGAGTCCTCGGTCCAGCAGCAGCAACATCCTGTTACAGCAGCTCCAGCACTACAGTTGCAACATCAAAATCCTTTCACAGGTCtttctgttgcacctctacaacAGCAGCCTACTACAGGTTTTCTGTCAGCTGCATTTCCTCAGCAGCCTATCATTGGATCCTCAGCAACAACTCCGAAGCAGCATACTTTTGGGTCCCCTGCAGCAATAGTGCAACAGCCCATCTTTGGATCCCCTGCTGCAATGCTGCAACCAAAAATGATGTCCAATGCAGTGTTTCAGCCCAAAATTGGATTGAGTGCTCTGCTACAACCAACAATAAGACCTCAACCAAAGTTACAGCCAGCTTTCCAGCCAAAAGCTAATCTCCAGCCCGCTGGCCAGATGAGGTCAAAGCTACTATCAGACAGTGGGTCTCCAACAAAGATTCAATCCATTGGGAAGGCACCCACCCAGCTCCAAGCAAACCCTATATTTCAAGCAATGCCACAGGCTAAGAGCATTTTCCAAACAGGATTTCAGCCAGGCAACAGCTCTGGGATACTGAGACCATCTAGCTTTATATCCCCATCAAAATTTCAACCTACTGCTGGGCCAAAGCTACAACATAGCATTTTGGCCCCAGCTAAGCTAAAGCACCCAATTTTGGCCCCCCCTAAGTTGAATCCCAATGCCATTTCTTCATCTCAGGGGAAGCCTATTATTGCATCCTCTACAATGTCACAGCACACTTCAAGTGGCCTTGCAGGTGTACCTGGGCTCACTGCTTTTGGGCTTCCTTTAACCGGAGAACCTTCAGTCCAACAGAATATACCTGGACAAGTTCTCCCTGACAAATCCAAACAAAATATCTCAAAACCAAAAATGgaaaaaccaaaaaagacatcaaaaccagaggaaaaaaagcagaaaacagaATTTGAAACCTCTAACAGCTTTAGTCCCTATAGGCCATACCGCTGTGTTCACCAGGGTTGTTCAGCTGCTTTCACAATACAGCCCAATTTAATATTACACTATAAAGCTGTACATCAGTCAGACCTACCAAAGTTTGAACAGGAAAATGAAGATGAACTAGATGAGTTAAATGACACAGAGTTGAATCAGATGCGAGAGTTGAGGTGCCAAGTGAAGAATTGTTCTAGAATTTTTCAAGAAGCAACCAGTCTTTTCCAGCATTACACTCAGCTTCATGAGTTTAACTTGGAGCAAGCTGGGAATCTTATGTCCAGTATAAACTTGGGAAGATTCCAGTGTGATCAGCCTAATTGCAAAGTGAAGTTTACAGTCTTCTGGAAATATATTGGTCATCTTGAAATGGCTCATGATGTACGAAAAGTTTTGCGAAATGAGGCAGCAGGAGTATTTAAGTGTGACTGTGAAGGCTGTGATCGTGTATATGCAACAAGATCAAACCTCTTGCGACATCTTTTTCGAAAGCATAAGGAGAGTCATAAGGCACATTTAATTAGACCACGCAAAAAATTACCAGGCCAGGAATATGCATCATCCATCAAAAATGCATCAAAAAAGCTATGTGTtggaggaaaaaataataatggaaaaaatgtacTGCTTAAGAAATCAAAACCTAAATTTCCTGTTatagatgaaaaaaagaaaaagctaatcTTTGACCCAAAAAGTGAAATAATTCTTCCTTTGAAGACATGTGATGAGGCTTTGGCAATGTGTATAAAAAAATTTCCAATGCAATATCCTTGCATGATAAAAGACTGTGATTCTGTTGTTAGCAGTGAGCGTAATATTATTAGACACTACAAAACTCACAACCTGGTTGAAGATTTTATACTACAACGAAGAAGTCAGCTCGTCCTGTGTAAGAAGCGTTTGCCTCCACAAGCAAAGAAAGAATATAATGAATGTGAAGAAACTGAAAAATCAGAGGTAGGCATCTCAGACAAAGAAGACTTCAAAGACACTTGTGTTGAAACAAATGAAACTGAAAGCTGTCAAGCTTCCTCTCAGAAAGACAATGCTGAAAATCTGTCAAATGTTTTAGCTTCAGATTTGGCAGAAGAGACTTTTCCAACCAAATCTATTTTACAAAACCTTGAAGAGAGACAGCCTGTGACAGATTCGAGTTTTTTAGCCAGgagtaaaagaggaaggccaataaaaaaaaaacaccatgaaATGCAGACAATCACTAGTCAGAAATGCAATGAGGATTTAATTACACCTGATATGGCGAATGATTTAAGTAGCTCTTGCAGCAGCTCTGAATGTGCAAGTACGTCTTTTTTAACTCCGGTAAAACGGCCACATTGTCATAAAAATACTGGTTTGAGTACTTTTAGGCCTATGGGTTTTGAAGCATCTTTCCTAAAGTTTTTGGAAGAATCTGCAGAGaagcccaaaaaaaaaattaaagaatctgAACCAGATAATGTTACGCCAAAAGAAGAGAAACCTCCACCCCctcaaaatgaaaaattgatGCATGAAATCTCCAGTTTGCACTCAGATTTGCACATTAGCAGTGAAGATTATGAAAATGTTATTGACTTCAGGAACCCATTAAACCTCCAGTCAGTCAATAATGTAAAAATTGTAATGGACGATACATTTTCTGATGGTGCTGGTCTTTTGCTTAAGCAGCTTCAAGAGATGCGTCCCACGGTTGTGCTAAAGAAATGGCTGTGTAGTTAA